The Sphingobacteriaceae bacterium genome includes a window with the following:
- a CDS encoding heavy metal translocating P-type ATPase: MLDPQTLLTLATLVLVAAGLLVEWLGDPTLAPYIYAAAYLTGGWYAAQQGIRTLLQGDVDVDLLMILAAIGAAFLDYWHEGAVLLLLFSASNTLQHFALERARRAIAALVELRPHQATRLEPDGSEVTVPIEDLVPGDRVIVLPGERVPADGVIAEGRSTLDESSLTGESMPVGKGPGDPVFAGTINHHGALTVTVTKDASDSLLARIVAMVEQAQEEKAQSQERIERFEQIYARVVIGLTIAAATIPRLWGADPDATMYRALTLMVVASPCAVAIAAPATFLSAMSTAARRGVLFKGGKYIERLADVQVVAFDKTGTLTEGRPQVTAMVTAPGVTDGELLAVAAALEARSEHPLAAAVLRHAQEQNVTYPEADDVTAVPSRGVVGTVAGRPAFVGDHVLARQRLDRLPPEVMAQAEELKERGHTLAFVGTDTGLLGVIGFGDRLRPDAYTAVAQLRELGIRHTALLTGDHGGVARVVAKELDIDEWHADMLPEEKAQVINRLSAKGPVAMVGDGVNDAPALATASVGVAMGGAGTDVALETADVVLMTDEISLFPFALDVSRRARRTLYQGLGLAVGVIAVLVVLTLFDLITLSVGVIGHEGSTLLVVANGLRMLWYRPAPPKAAKAPAAIGMPEPAGPATLTKGEALSYSGDGHIMQGVQGTGAPRERRSLE; the protein is encoded by the coding sequence TTGTTGGACCCGCAGACCTTGCTCACCCTGGCCACCTTGGTCCTGGTGGCCGCCGGGCTGCTGGTGGAATGGCTGGGTGATCCCACCCTCGCCCCATACATCTATGCCGCTGCCTACCTAACAGGTGGCTGGTACGCCGCCCAGCAGGGCATCCGCACCTTGCTCCAAGGGGATGTGGATGTAGACCTCCTTATGATTCTGGCCGCCATCGGCGCCGCCTTCCTGGACTACTGGCACGAGGGAGCGGTGCTGCTCCTCCTGTTCTCCGCCAGCAACACCCTGCAGCATTTCGCTTTGGAACGGGCCCGGCGGGCCATTGCCGCCCTGGTGGAGCTGCGGCCCCACCAGGCCACCCGGCTGGAGCCCGACGGCAGCGAGGTTACCGTTCCTATTGAAGATCTGGTGCCCGGCGACCGGGTCATCGTCCTGCCCGGCGAACGGGTGCCCGCCGACGGCGTCATCGCCGAAGGCCGGTCCACCTTGGACGAATCCTCCCTGACGGGCGAGTCCATGCCCGTGGGCAAGGGCCCCGGCGATCCCGTGTTTGCCGGCACCATCAACCATCACGGCGCCTTGACCGTCACCGTCACCAAGGATGCCTCGGACTCCCTGCTGGCCCGCATCGTGGCAATGGTGGAGCAGGCCCAGGAGGAAAAGGCCCAAAGCCAGGAGCGCATCGAGCGATTCGAGCAGATTTACGCCCGGGTGGTCATCGGCTTGACCATAGCCGCCGCCACCATCCCCCGGCTGTGGGGCGCCGACCCCGACGCCACCATGTACCGGGCCCTGACCTTGATGGTTGTAGCGTCCCCCTGCGCCGTGGCCATCGCCGCGCCGGCCACTTTCTTGAGCGCCATGTCCACCGCCGCCCGGCGGGGCGTGCTGTTCAAGGGCGGCAAGTACATCGAGCGGCTGGCCGATGTGCAGGTGGTGGCCTTCGACAAGACGGGCACCTTGACGGAAGGCCGGCCCCAGGTGACGGCCATGGTGACGGCCCCCGGCGTGACGGACGGGGAGCTGCTGGCGGTGGCGGCCGCCCTGGAGGCCCGCTCCGAGCACCCCCTGGCGGCGGCGGTTCTGCGCCACGCCCAGGAGCAGAATGTGACCTATCCCGAGGCCGACGACGTGACCGCCGTGCCCAGCCGGGGCGTGGTGGGCACCGTGGCAGGCCGCCCCGCCTTTGTCGGCGACCACGTGCTGGCCCGGCAGCGCCTGGACCGCCTGCCCCCTGAGGTTATGGCCCAGGCCGAAGAGTTGAAGGAGCGGGGCCACACCCTGGCCTTCGTGGGCACCGATACCGGCCTCCTGGGGGTCATCGGCTTCGGCGACCGGCTGCGGCCCGACGCCTACACGGCCGTGGCCCAGCTGCGGGAATTGGGCATCCGCCACACGGCCCTGCTCACCGGCGACCATGGCGGCGTGGCCCGGGTGGTGGCCAAGGAGCTGGACATCGACGAATGGCATGCCGACATGCTGCCCGAGGAAAAGGCCCAGGTCATCAACCGCCTGTCGGCCAAGGGCCCCGTGGCCATGGTGGGCGACGGGGTGAACGACGCCCCGGCCCTGGCCACCGCCAGCGTGGGCGTGGCCATGGGCGGCGCCGGCACCGACGTGGCCTTGGAGACGGCCGACGTGGTGCTCATGACCGATGAGATCAGCCTGTTTCCCTTCGCCCTGGACGTGTCCCGCCGGGCCCGGCGGACCCTGTACCAGGGGCTGGGCTTGGCGGTAGGCGTCATCGCCGTCCTGGTGGTTCTTACTTTGTTTGATCTGATCACCTTGTCGGTGGGCGTCATCGGCCACGAGGGCAGCACCCTGCTGGTGGTGGCCAACGGCCTGCGCATGCTCTGGTACCGGCCGGCCCCGCCCAAGGCGGCCAAGGC